A section of the Mangifera indica cultivar Alphonso chromosome 12, CATAS_Mindica_2.1, whole genome shotgun sequence genome encodes:
- the LOC123192762 gene encoding calcium-dependent protein kinase 1-like has product MGNTCVGPSISQNRFFQSVSAAMWRSRSPEDSVSNSTHGNVEHVGEGTSNEAESPLPVQDKPPEHVSIAREDNKPEMKPEDPTKPKKGPQMKRVSSAGLRAESVLQTKTGNFREFYSLGRKLGQGQFGTTFLCVEKGTGKEYACKSIAKRKLLTDEDVEDVRREIQIMHHLAGHPNVVSIKGAYEDAVAVQVVMELCAGGELFDRIIQHGHYTERKAADLTRTIVGVVEACHSLGVMHRDLKPENFLFISQEEDSLLKTIDFGLSIFFKPGEKFTDVVGSPYYVAPEVLKKLYGPEADVWSAGVILYILLSGVPPFWAETEEGIFEQVLHGDLDFDSDPWPSISESAKDLVRKMLDRDPRRRLTAHEVLCHPWVQIDGLAPDKPLDSAVLSRLKQFSAMNKLKKMALRVIAETLSEEEIAGLKEMFKMIDTDNSGQITFEELKAGLKRVGANLKESEIYDLMQAADVDNSGTIDYGEFIAATLHLNKVEREDNLFAAFSYFDKDGSGYITPDELQLACEEFGIEDVRLEEMIREVDQDNDGRIDYNEFVAMMQKGNVAGPPKKGLQNSFSINFREAPKL; this is encoded by the exons ATGGGGAATACGTGTGTAGGACCTAGCATTTCCCAAAATAGGTTTTTTCAATCGGTTTCCGCTGCAATGTGGCGGTCACGGTCACCTGAGGACTCGGTGTCTAATAGTACCCATGGTAATGTAGAACATGTTGGTGAGGGAACCTCAAATGAAGCTGAATCCCCCTTGCCAGTTCAAGACAAACCCCCGGAACATGTGTCGATTGCTAGAGAAGATAATAAACCCGAAATGAAACCAGAAGATCCCACAAAGCCAAAGAAAGGCCCTCAAATGAAGAGGGTTTCTAGTGCAGGACTCAGGGCTGAATCAGTCTTACAGACAAAAACAGGTAACTTTAGGGAATTTTACAGTTTAGGGAGGAAACTAGGACAAGGCCAGTTCGGTACAACTTTCCTTTGTGTGGAAAAGGGAACTGGAAAAGAGTATGCATGTAAATCAATCGCAAAGAGGAAGTTATTAACTGATGAGGATGTGGAGGATGTACGGAGGGAAATTCAGATAATGCACCACTTGGCAGGGCACCCAAATGTTGTATCTATCAAGGGGGCTTATGAGGATGCAGTAGCAGTTCAAGTTGTTATGGAACTATGTGCCGGTGGTGAGCTTTTTGATAGGATTATTCAGCATGGTCACTATACAGAAAGAAAGGCAGCCGATCTCACGAGAACCATAGTTGGGGTTGTGGAAGCTTGTCATTCTCTTGGGGTGATGCATCGTGACCTTAAGCCTGAAAACTTTCTTTTTATCAGTCAGGAGGAGGATTCACTTCTCAAGACAATTGACTTTGGgttatctatattttttaaaccag GGGAAAAGTTTACTGATGTTGTTGGTAGCCCATATTATGTAGCTCCAGAAGTTCTTAAAAAGCTTTATGGCCCAGAAGCAGATGTTTGGAGTGCTGGTGTGATCCTTTACATCCTATTAAGTGGTGTGCCTCCCTTTTGGGCAG AAACCGAGGAAGGGATATTTGAACAGGTTCTGCATGGTGATCTTGACTTCGACTCTGACCCTTGGCCCAGTATCTCTGAAAGTGCAAAAGATTTGGTGAGGAAAATGCTTGATCGAGACCCTAGAAGACGGCTAACTGCACATGAAGTTTTGT GCCACCCTTGGGTTCAAATTGATGGTCTGGCTCCTGACAAACCTCTTGATTCTGCAGTCCTTAGTCGCTTGAAGCAATTTTCTGCTATGAATAAGCTCAAGAAAATGGCACTTCGA GTGATTGCAGAGACTCTATCAGAAGAAGAAATAGCCGGTCTGAAAGAAATGTTCAAGATGATAGATACTGATAACAGCGGTCAGATCACTTTTGAAGAACTTAAGGCTGGATTAAAAAGGGTTGGAGCTAACCTTAAGGAGTCAGAAATTTATGATCTTATGCAAGCT GCTGATGTAGATAATAGTGGAACAATTGATTATGGAGAGTTCATAGCCGCGACATTACATCTGAATAAAGTTGAGAGAGAAGATAATCTATTCGctgctttttcatattttgacaaGGATGGAAGTGGCTATATTACTCCAGACGAGCTTCAACTAGCTTGTGAAGAATTTGGCATAGAGGATGTTCGGCTAGAAGAAATGATCCGAGAAGTTGATCAAGACAAT GACGGACGCATAGATTACAACGAATTTGTTGCCATGATGCAAAAGGGAAATGTTGCAGGCCCTCCCAAGAAAGGCCTACAAAATAGCTTCAGCATTAACTTTAGAGAAGCTCCAAAACTTTAG
- the LOC123192763 gene encoding fasciclin-like arabinogalactan protein 15, whose translation MAFFNFLSPLLLLLLQFSATLQQQTTTTSTHSTQINSNSVLVALLDSHYTELAELVEKALLLQTLEEAVGKHKITIFAPKNEALERDLDPEFKRFLLEPGNLKSLQTLLLHHIVPLRIEVTKKTQSTESTRHHTLSSESVELTEQDSGEMFIEQAKVIHPNAVHRPDGVIHGIEGLLIPRSVQQDFNNRRSLRSISAVKPEGAPEVDPRTHRLKKPAPPAKPGSPPALPVYDAMAPGPSLAPAPAPGPGGPHHHFNGEKQVRDFIQTLLHYGGYNEMADILVNLTSLATEMGRLVSEGYVLTVLAPNDEAMAKLTTDQLSEPGAPEQIIYYHIIPEYQTEESMYNAVRRFGKISYDTLRLPHKVLAQEADGSVKFGQGDGSAYLFDPDIYTDGRISVQGVDGVLFPVEETTTKKSESKKSIKVAIKPKRGKLLEVACQMLGAIGQDSHFTTCQ comes from the exons atggCGTTCTTCAATTTTCTCTCCCcccttcttctccttctccttcagTTCTCTGCTACATTGCAACAACAAACCACAACAACGTCGACTCATTCCACTCAAATCAACTCTAATTCAGTCCTTGTCGCGCTTCTCGACTCGCATTACACTGAACTCGCCGAGCTCGTGGAGAAGGCGCTTCTGTTACAGACTCTTGAAGAGGCAGTTGGGAAACATAAGATCACCATTTTCGCTCCCAAAAATGAAGCTCTTGAGCGCGATCTCGATCCTGAGTTCAAGCGATTCTTGCTTGAACCGGGTAATTTGAAGTCTTTACAGACTCTTTTGCTTCACCACATTGTTCCCTTGAGGATTGAAGTCACAAAAAAGACGCAAAGTACTGAATCAACTCGGCACCACACGCTGTCTAGTGAATCAGTCGAGTTAACGGAGCAAGATTCTGGTGAAATGTTTATTGAGCAGGCTAAAGTTATCCACCCGAATGCAGTGCACCGCCCGGATGGTGTGATCCACGGCATCGAAGGGCTGCTAATCCCTCGATCCGTACAACAAGATTTTAATAACCGACGGAGTCTCCGTTCAATCTCGGCTGTTAAACCGGAAGGAGCCCCCGAGGTCGACCCAAGAACACACCGATTAAAAAAACCGGCACCGCCAGCGAAACCCGGTTCACCTCCTGCCCTTCCCGTTTACGATGCGATGGCACCCGGTCCGTCACTGGCTCCTGCTCCAGCCCCTGGTCCCGGCGGGCCCCACCACCACTTCAATGGGGAGAAGCAAGTGAGAGATTTCATTCAGACACTGTTACATTACGGAGGGTACAACGAAATGGCCGATATTTTAGTAAATCTCACATCGCTGGCAACCGAAATGGGCCGGCTCGTATCGGAGGGATATGTTTTAACCGTTTTAGCGCCCAATGACGAGGCCATGGCTAAGCTCACGACTGACCAGCTGAGCGAACCGGGGGCACCGGAACAAATTATCTATTACCACATAATTCCGGAATATCAGACTGAGGAGAGTATGTACAATGCGGTTAGAAGATTCGGGAAAATATCTTACGATACGCTGCGTTTGCCGCACAAAGTCTTAGCACAGGAGGCTGATGGGTCTGTGAAATTCGGTCAAGGTGATGGATCGGCCTACTTGTTTGACCCCGATATTTACACCGATGGCCGAATTTCGGTCCAGGGAGTTGATGGGGTTTTGTTCCCCGTAGAGGAGACGACGACTAAGAAATCGGAAAGTAAAAAAAGCATTAAAGTTGCAATAAAACCGAAAAGAG GAAAATTGCTTGAAGTAGCATGCCAGATGCTTGGTGCCATTGGACAAGATTCCCATTTCACCACATGCCAGTAA